In Bacillus sp. NP247, one DNA window encodes the following:
- a CDS encoding outer surface protein: MKITRGKVIGVVILLLLCMPFIVGKESKVKDFPVSMFSSHVEGRYPQEYKYTAFLPDFAVWIKGWEKKWTEGERTVYQKGNRTVNVFHPPGDDGYYLYEEGENEK, translated from the coding sequence ATGAAGATTACGAGGGGGAAAGTTATAGGCGTAGTTATACTTCTTTTACTGTGCATGCCATTTATTGTAGGAAAAGAATCAAAGGTGAAAGATTTTCCGGTTTCTATGTTTTCTTCTCATGTCGAAGGCCGTTATCCACAAGAATATAAATACACTGCATTTTTACCAGACTTTGCAGTTTGGATAAAAGGATGGGAAAAGAAGTGGACAGAAGGGGAAAGAACCGTTTATCAAAAAGGGAATCGCACTGTAAATGTGTTTCATCCTCCTGGTGATGATGGCTATTATCTCTATGAAGAAGGAGAAAATGAGAAATAA
- a CDS encoding MurR/RpiR family transcriptional regulator, producing MKASTLLFKIENNMDQFSPAEKKVAMYIMENAEIVPNLTTKEVSTNAGSSEASVVRFCKTIGIGSFKAFKIALVRELTIVDYNINDFSVMNTEDGPYDLFNKVTYVNKAAIEASVTAIDKKELEKAADSIVNANKIIFYGVGGSATPAMDGAYKFTRLGFTAMMLSDFHMMLPLVTNLKEGDIFVAISTSGRTKDVLEMAQYAKKRGATVIAITKLDQSSPLYKAADIRLCMPDVEQDHRIASIASRMTQLNMIDALYVITFNRIGNKVLDQFMETREEALRLRKLK from the coding sequence GTGAAAGCTTCAACATTACTATTTAAAATTGAAAATAATATGGATCAATTTTCACCAGCTGAAAAGAAGGTTGCCATGTACATAATGGAGAACGCAGAGATTGTTCCAAATTTAACGACAAAAGAAGTGTCTACAAATGCGGGATCGAGTGAGGCGAGTGTTGTACGTTTTTGTAAAACAATCGGTATTGGAAGCTTTAAAGCATTTAAGATAGCACTCGTTCGTGAATTAACAATTGTTGATTATAATATTAACGATTTTTCAGTGATGAATACAGAAGACGGACCGTACGATTTGTTTAATAAAGTTACATATGTGAATAAAGCTGCAATTGAGGCGAGTGTTACTGCGATAGATAAGAAGGAACTTGAGAAAGCTGCAGATAGTATTGTAAATGCTAATAAGATCATATTTTATGGTGTAGGTGGATCAGCTACACCGGCGATGGACGGAGCTTATAAATTTACTAGGCTTGGATTTACTGCGATGATGCTATCTGATTTTCATATGATGTTGCCACTCGTAACGAATTTAAAAGAAGGAGATATATTTGTGGCGATTTCAACTTCTGGGCGGACGAAAGATGTGCTCGAAATGGCGCAATATGCGAAGAAGCGAGGAGCTACAGTTATTGCGATTACGAAGCTAGATCAATCATCTCCTTTATATAAAGCTGCAGACATTCGCCTTTGTATGCCGGATGTAGAGCAAGATCATCGTATTGCGAGTATTGCTTCGAGAATGACACAACTGAATATGATTGATGCTTTATATGTGATTACTTTTAATCGTATTGGTAATAAAGTGTTGGATCAATTTATGGAGACGCGAGAAGAAGCGTTGCGGTTACGGAAGTTAAAGTAG